The Agrobacterium larrymoorei genome includes the window TCGCCGAGGGTGCAGATGACCTCACCAAACCTTTCGGCTCTGTAGACCGGAAAACTGCCTGGGTGTGCGTTAGGCATCTCTGCTCCTGGTCGAACCATCAATGGACCGGAGCCAGACGAAGCTGGCTCTGGGTATCGAACAGAAGAGCCTTTTGGCTGTCCGCTTTCAAGGCAATAGTCTCACCGATCTGAAGGTTCGTTCGGGTCTTGGAGGCGGCAGAGATTTGGCCAACGGGCGTATCGCAGATGACGACAGTGTCCGATCCCGTTGTTTCCACCGCGTGAACGGTTCCGGGGATCGAGCCAATCGTCTCGGACGAGACGAACTCGAAGTGCTCAGGCCTGATGCCAATGAAAACCGCTTCCGGTGTCATGTCTGCATAGTTTCCAGACACAGGCACCTGAATTTGGCTGCCTGCAAGCGATGCGGACTTATGATCGCCCGTCAGCCGGGCGCTGACGACGTTGATTGCGGGTGTGCCGATGAAGCCTGCGACGAAGAGGCTCTTGGGAGAGTCGTAAAGTTCAAGCGGCGTGCCCGCCTGCTCTACACGACCATCACGCAAAACAACGATCTTCTGGCCCATCGTCATCGCTTCGACCTGATCATGCGTCACGTAGACAGAGGTCGTCTTCCAGCGCCGGTGAAGATCGCGAATTTCACCGCGAACCTGATTTCTCAGTTTCGCATCGAGGTTGGAAAGAGGCTCGTCAAACAGGAACACCGAAGGATTGCGGACGATTGCGCGCCCCATGGCAACGCGCTGACGCTGGCCGCCGGAAAGCTCCTTCGGTAGACGATCCAGCAGATTTTCGAGACCGAGAATCTGCGCGACCTCGTTCGTCTTCCTGACGATCTCGTCCTTCGGGCGCTTTGCGAGGCGCAGAGCGAAGCTCATATTCTCCCGCACGGTCATTTGCGGGTAAAGCGCGTAGCTCTGGAACACCATCGCGATATCGCGCTGCTTCGGCGGCAGATCGGTTACATCGCGTCCACCGATATGAACGCTGCCACCGCTTGCCGGCTCAAGTCCGGCAATGATGCGAAGAAGAGTGGATTTACCGGAACCGCTTGGCCCGATCAGGACGCAAAACTCGCCCTCCTCAATATCCACTGAGACATTCTTGATGATCTCGACGGCGCCGAACGATTTCGACACATGTTTGAGAGAAACAGCTCCCATGAAAAATCCTCCGATTGGTCTGGCGCGATTAACCCTTCACCGCGCCAGACATGACGCCGCGATTGAATTGCCGCTGAAGCAGCAGGTAAACGATGATGCTGGGTGCCATGGCGACAAGCGTTGCCGCCGTCAGAATATTCGGCGTGATCGTGTCATCGACACGCAAGGAAGCAAGCATGACCGGTAGTGTCATCAGATCCTTGTCATTCACCACGATGAGCGGTAGCAGATACTGATCCCAGATCATGATGAAGCCGAAAATGACGACCGTGCCGAGTGCGGGTCGAACAAGCGGCAGGATCACATGAAAGAAGACCTGAAGCTCATTGGCGCCGTCAATTCTTGCCGCCTCTTCAAGCTCCATGGGGATGGCGCGCATGAATTCGGTCAGCATGAAAATGGAGAATGCCCAGCCAACGACGGGCAGGATCATCGCCAGATGCGTATCGTAAATAGACGCGTTGATGATCGGCAGCTCCTTCTGCATGACGAGATAGAGCGGAATAGCGATCACTTCTTCCGGCAGCATCAGCGTGCAGAGAATGAGCAGGCTTACCACCGCCATTCCCCGGAACTTCTTGCGGGCAAGCGCATACGCCGCGAGCGAACTGACCACTACCTGAAGAACGGTACCGACAGCCACGACGATGATTGAATTCGAAAGATAGCGCCAGACCTTCATATCGAAGATCGCGATCCTGAAGTTCTCCAGGGTCGGCTGTTGCGGGATAAGCATCAACTCGCCGGGCTTCAGGCTGACGCCGCTGAATGCCGTTACCAGGGTGCCCCAGAACGGTCCAACGAAGATGACGACGATCAGGACGTAAAGGAAAATGCGGATCAATCCGGCAAGCAGGGAAGGTTTCATCATGGCTTCCTTACCTCGCGATCTTCGACTTGATTTTCATGTGGACCAGCGTGAGCGCCATTGTGAAGAGAAGCAGCAGGAAGGAAACGGCTGAGGCATAGCCATAATTCAGCTCTTCGAAGCCCACCTTGTAAATGTGCGTCATGATGGTGGAGGTGGAGCCTGCGGGCCCGCCACCGGTCGTGGAATAGACTTCCGCGAAAATTCTGAAACCCCGGATGAAGGACAGCATGATCACCACCGAGATCGATGGGATGATACCCGGCAGCGTGACGTGCCAAAGCTTGCGCAGCGGGCTTGCCCCATCGACATCGGCAGCATCGTAAAGCTCACGATTGATGGTTGCGAGGCCCGCGATGAAGATCACCATGTCATAAGGCGCACTCTTCCAGATACTCATGAGAATGAGGACAGATAGTGCCTGATTGGGATCGGTCAGGAAGCCTTGCGGTTCAATCCCGACGAATGAAAGCAGCGTGTTGACGATACCGTAAGGTGCAGAGTTGAAGATGATCCGCCATATTTCGGCGATGATGGCCACACTGGTAATTGCGGGTAGGAACACGACGGTTCTGATGAAGTGCAGATGGCGTGCGGGGCCCTCGAGCAGAAGCGCCATGGCAAAGGCAACGATCGAGGCCGAGAGGGTCGCGACAATGACATAGATCGTCGTGTGGCCGATGGCCCTGCGAAGTTCAGGGTCTTCAAACGCGCGATAGAAGTTGGCAAGACCCACCCACTTGCTCTCGTCATAGAACTGCACGTCGTAAAACGACATCATGAAGCCTGAGATCATCGGATAGAATTTGAACCATGAGAAGATGATCAGGGCTGGCGCCAGAAAGAGCCACGGCACGAGTTCGGTCATCACGCGACCTCTAAGTCGCTTGGCACGAAACGCACTCGTCGAGCTGGCGGGAACGGATTCTCCCGCCTGATCTTGGATAGACATCTTTACACCTCAGATGTGGAACGACACGTCCTCGAGACAGACTGGCGCAACAGCCGCCCGTTACTTCGCCGATGGCGACAGGACTTCCTGCGAGCGCAGCTCATCAGCCACTTGGCCGTTAAGGGTTTTCAGCTCTGCGCCCACATCCGCATCGCATTGAGAAATGATCTTGTTGAACCCCTCGCCCGTTATCATGCGAACGGCAGTCCAGTTCGGGATCGCAGGCATGTAGTGGCCGTATTTGTCGAATGTTTCCTTGAAGACCAGCCAGCGTGGATCGTTACGGATGGCGTTGACATCAACCTTGGAATTGACGGGCAAGCGCACAATCGGCGTGCGGCCCGTGCCTTGCGCCATCGCGATTTCCTGCCCCTTCGGGGAGATCAGAAATTCCAGGAATTTCACCGGACCTTCATGCTGGCCTGCGGCTTTGGTTAGATACGCGCTCGTGCCTTCCGAAAGCGAAGCTATTCCGCCGGGACCTGCGGGCATCATAACCACTTCCACCTTGTCCTTGCCGGGCTCCGCATCAAGCTGCGGGATGTGATAGGGGCCGGAGATGAAGATGCCCGTCTGACCAGACCGGAAGGTTGGCAAAGTATCGCCCGTTGTTGCATTAATCGCACCCGGTTGGCTAAGCTTGTCGCACACCATACCACGCACGTAAGTCAGTGCAGCTGCGGCTTGAGGCGTGTCGAGCGTCGGCACGAAACCGTCCGGCATCTGCTTTACGAAATCGCCACCGGCCTGCCAGATGAAGCTGCTGATGAACCAGCTTGCATAACCACGCGTGGTGGAGCCCGGTATCGCCATGCCGAACGTATCGTCTTTTCCGTTGCCGTCCGGGTCCTTCTTGGTGAAGGCTTCGGCGAGCTGGCGAACATCTTCCCAGGTCTTTGGCTGCGGTAGCCCCAACTTTTCACGCCAGTCCTTACGGATGAACATGGCGAAGGACTGAGCCGAGATCGGAACGGAGTAGAATTTTCCGTCATTTGCCTTGGAGCCATCCCAGGCAGATTGGGTGACGTCATTGCTTCCCGTGATCTTGGCGGGGTCCACCGGCTGCAGAATATTCATCTGCCGCATCTGGCCCAAAGCTGTGGTGTCATTGATGACCACGTCCGGGAGGCTGCGACCGGCAGCCGCGCGCGCCAGACGCTGCTCGAAATCGATACCGGTATTGAATGTCTCGACCTGAATTCCGGTATCGGCAGTGAACGCGTCCGTAAGCGCCTTCAGAACGCTGATGGATTCATCCGTCTGGCGCGACCAAACCTTGATCGTCTCCGCCTGCGCGCCCGTCGCCAACAAGCATAAAGCCACACCGCCTACGAGCACTCTGCGAAATTCTTTTCTCAACATAAATTCCTCCAACAACCACGCACGGCCTGCTCTACAGGCACGCTGCTCCTCACTCATAAGATAAGTTAAAACGTTTTACCAAGTTGATCAAGCCATTTATATGATATCTTGAAAACTGGATGGGGATTTTAGCCGAATGTCATCGGAATGAGTATGAAGACTTGGATTTACAAGCCTTTTCTAAATTAGATAAACTCCTTAAAATAGATTATCTGCTTGGATAGTGACAAACTCATCATATGACTTATAATTCGAAAGCCTGCGCAATTGATGGAGATATGGCAATCGAAACGTTCTCTCGACCAAGACGGCATGCCTTCCCGGAAGCAGTGACCGCAGCAACACATTCTAGTAACGAAGGGTTTGGGGATGGTCATTGAACTGCGATCCGATGAATGGCGGGTAACCCTGTCTCCCCATTATGGAGCAACCATCCTTTCGGCAGATGCGCGGCGTGATGAAGGTCGATGGGAGCCGATTTTCGCCCCGCTCGAAAAGCCGGAAGCAGGCCTTAACGGCGGCTGCTTCGTGATGGCGCCCTTCGCAAACCGCATCAAGGGAGGTCGTTTCAATTTCAATGGACGAGACATTTCATTTCCTATGAATCGGCCAGCGTCCAATGTGGCATGTCACGGTCTGGCGCGAGAGCGGGTTTGGGACGTATTGGAGCAAGATGCTACCAGCGTGACGCTGCACTGCCGGATAAATGAGGCTGAT containing:
- a CDS encoding ABC transporter ATP-binding protein, which gives rise to MGAVSLKHVSKSFGAVEIIKNVSVDIEEGEFCVLIGPSGSGKSTLLRIIAGLEPASGGSVHIGGRDVTDLPPKQRDIAMVFQSYALYPQMTVRENMSFALRLAKRPKDEIVRKTNEVAQILGLENLLDRLPKELSGGQRQRVAMGRAIVRNPSVFLFDEPLSNLDAKLRNQVRGEIRDLHRRWKTTSVYVTHDQVEAMTMGQKIVVLRDGRVEQAGTPLELYDSPKSLFVAGFIGTPAINVVSARLTGDHKSASLAGSQIQVPVSGNYADMTPEAVFIGIRPEHFEFVSSETIGSIPGTVHAVETTGSDTVVICDTPVGQISAASKTRTNLQIGETIALKADSQKALLFDTQSQLRLAPVH
- a CDS encoding carbohydrate ABC transporter permease is translated as MMKPSLLAGLIRIFLYVLIVVIFVGPFWGTLVTAFSGVSLKPGELMLIPQQPTLENFRIAIFDMKVWRYLSNSIIVVAVGTVLQVVVSSLAAYALARKKFRGMAVVSLLILCTLMLPEEVIAIPLYLVMQKELPIINASIYDTHLAMILPVVGWAFSIFMLTEFMRAIPMELEEAARIDGANELQVFFHVILPLVRPALGTVVIFGFIMIWDQYLLPLIVVNDKDLMTLPVMLASLRVDDTITPNILTAATLVAMAPSIIVYLLLQRQFNRGVMSGAVKG
- a CDS encoding carbohydrate ABC transporter permease; this translates as MSIQDQAGESVPASSTSAFRAKRLRGRVMTELVPWLFLAPALIIFSWFKFYPMISGFMMSFYDVQFYDESKWVGLANFYRAFEDPELRRAIGHTTIYVIVATLSASIVAFAMALLLEGPARHLHFIRTVVFLPAITSVAIIAEIWRIIFNSAPYGIVNTLLSFVGIEPQGFLTDPNQALSVLILMSIWKSAPYDMVIFIAGLATINRELYDAADVDGASPLRKLWHVTLPGIIPSISVVIMLSFIRGFRIFAEVYSTTGGGPAGSTSTIMTHIYKVGFEELNYGYASAVSFLLLLFTMALTLVHMKIKSKIAR
- a CDS encoding ABC transporter substrate-binding protein, whose translation is MLRKEFRRVLVGGVALCLLATGAQAETIKVWSRQTDESISVLKALTDAFTADTGIQVETFNTGIDFEQRLARAAAGRSLPDVVINDTTALGQMRQMNILQPVDPAKITGSNDVTQSAWDGSKANDGKFYSVPISAQSFAMFIRKDWREKLGLPQPKTWEDVRQLAEAFTKKDPDGNGKDDTFGMAIPGSTTRGYASWFISSFIWQAGGDFVKQMPDGFVPTLDTPQAAAALTYVRGMVCDKLSQPGAINATTGDTLPTFRSGQTGIFISGPYHIPQLDAEPGKDKVEVVMMPAGPGGIASLSEGTSAYLTKAAGQHEGPVKFLEFLISPKGQEIAMAQGTGRTPIVRLPVNSKVDVNAIRNDPRWLVFKETFDKYGHYMPAIPNWTAVRMITGEGFNKIISQCDADVGAELKTLNGQVADELRSQEVLSPSAK